From the genome of Candidatus Goldiibacteriota bacterium HGW-Goldbacteria-1, one region includes:
- a CDS encoding glycosyl transferase family 2, translating to MVIMPAYNAAKTLEKTYKDLPKDYVDEVILVDDVSKDETVEVAKKLGIKVLVHIQNRGYGGNQKTCYIEALKDGADVIVMLHPDYQYDARLVPEMIAPIINGHADFVLGSRMLGEGALKGGMPLYKYIANKLLTFFENLCFGKHYSELHTGFRAYSRRALLEIPFTLNSDDFVFDTEVLAQIETRKFPTTEIPVPTRYFKEASSINLARSTVYGLQTLSIMFQFLFNKWGIKKYPKFNKKLFDVISPFYVKEIQKAQRKKGKKNG from the coding sequence ATGGTCATAATGCCGGCGTACAACGCGGCAAAGACCCTTGAAAAAACATATAAAGACCTTCCAAAGGATTATGTTGATGAAGTGATACTTGTTGATGACGTCAGCAAGGATGAAACTGTTGAAGTGGCAAAAAAGCTTGGCATTAAGGTGCTTGTGCACATACAGAACAGGGGATACGGCGGAAACCAGAAGACCTGTTACATAGAGGCGTTAAAAGACGGCGCGGATGTAATTGTTATGCTGCACCCCGATTATCAGTATGACGCGCGGCTTGTACCCGAAATGATTGCGCCCATTATTAACGGGCACGCTGATTTTGTCCTTGGTTCCAGAATGCTTGGCGAAGGCGCGTTAAAGGGCGGAATGCCTTTGTATAAATACATTGCCAATAAGCTTCTGACCTTTTTTGAAAACTTATGCTTTGGCAAACATTATTCGGAACTGCACACGGGTTTCAGGGCTTACAGCAGAAGGGCGCTTCTGGAAATACCGTTTACTTTAAATTCCGACGATTTTGTTTTTGATACCGAAGTGCTGGCGCAGATTGAAACCAGAAAGTTTCCCACGACGGAAATACCGGTGCCCACAAGGTATTTTAAAGAAGCGTCTTCCATTAATCTTGCAAGAAGCACGGTATACGGGCTGCAGACTCTTTCCATAATGTTTCAGTTTCTCTTCAATAAATGGGGGATAAAGAAGTATCCCAAGTTTAATAAGAAACTTTTTGATGTCATATCGCCGTTTTATGTTAAAGAGATACAGAAAGCACAAAGAAAAAAAGGCAAAAAAAATGGTTAA
- a CDS encoding portal protein, with translation MKNEQESPREEQLFVIVVGGGKMGYNLTRLLIKEGHEVLLVEKDRSRYSELDPELGEHIYMGDAAESETLKAIGTNRANVMVAVTGDDATNLVICQMAKIMYMIPRTIARISNPRNEDIFSTLGVDAVVNTTKIVNSLIEKEVDSGMLVPVLEMKGGKVEVLETEVDSDSKLINKQIKDIKLPEDCLIISIIREGEVVFPHGNTVIQKGDSLMVMISKQRKAELRTIIS, from the coding sequence ATGAAGAATGAACAGGAATCACCCCGGGAAGAACAGCTTTTTGTAATAGTAGTCGGCGGCGGCAAGATGGGATATAACCTGACAAGGCTTTTAATAAAAGAAGGCCACGAAGTGCTGCTTGTGGAAAAAGACAGGTCAAGGTATTCAGAACTTGACCCGGAACTTGGCGAACACATATACATGGGCGACGCCGCAGAGTCGGAAACTTTAAAAGCAATAGGTACAAACCGCGCCAATGTAATGGTGGCTGTAACCGGTGACGACGCCACAAACCTTGTTATCTGTCAGATGGCAAAGATAATGTATATGATTCCGCGTACCATAGCCAGAATATCCAACCCGCGCAATGAAGATATTTTTTCCACGCTGGGTGTGGATGCGGTGGTCAACACAACAAAAATAGTAAATTCTCTTATAGAAAAAGAGGTTGATTCAGGAATGCTTGTACCTGTCCTTGAAATGAAGGGCGGAAAAGTTGAAGTGCTGGAAACAGAAGTGGATTCAGATTCCAAACTTATCAATAAACAGATAAAAGATATAAAACTGCCCGAAGACTGCCTCATTATCTCCATAATAAGGGAAGGGGAAGTGGTATTTCCCCACGGAAATACCGTAATTCAAAAAGGTGATTCCCTTATGGTCATGATCTCTAAACAGAGAAAGGCGGAGTTAAGGACAATTATTTCATGA
- a CDS encoding amino acid permease codes for MAEQLRSIRRKVIVEKEKLKREIGTAALFSAGYGNVGSSIYYALGATAVFALGASPLAIALAGIFFVFTVWSFSEGTSMMPYAGGASYFSRKGFNESVSFFTGWVDLLCYVVTIAISSYTAVKYMAYFMPVLKTPIPVTIGDFAFQTSPHFFSIMAAVVVVLGLMALNVRGVKEATSFNIFFAILDIATQALLIILGAVLVLNIGKILTYPYLGPEYWPTLRGFVQGFAIAMISYTGIDTISQMSEEAYDYKKTVPKSYFLLIIVVLVMSVGLPVIAGSVMDPKELATTWAEDPIAGIAHYMPDIAVFGLNLDLSAILGPWVAILAVSILFMATNAGIMGASRLAYSMGQHRQLPTPIFKLHRKFNTPYISVIFFSLCAVALLCVGVLYKDIFIKLASLYAYSAMLIFTMAHVSIIALRIKFPDMERPYKTKFNLTIAGKQIPITAVISIIVNMFVWVIIATGDKWTGNVGILWIVGGFALYVIYRKKHKLPVHDEVTIERVVEAAYQPVDFYDIIVPTVGDLDAEMIQAACKIAQRDKSRILAIYVIEVPMTLPIDAVIPAEKEKGERALDQAEMIGKEYGVEVDTKLVQARSAGKAIVEEAAKRKADLILLGHPHKTKVSDILSGRTINYVAKNAPCRVWVDVAEMREAEISIEKDAEL; via the coding sequence ATGGCTGAGCAATTACGCTCTATCCGAAGAAAGGTAATAGTAGAGAAGGAAAAACTTAAGAGGGAAATCGGCACGGCCGCGCTTTTCAGCGCGGGCTATGGAAACGTCGGTTCTTCAATATATTACGCGCTTGGCGCGACTGCTGTATTCGCGCTTGGCGCATCCCCTCTTGCCATAGCACTGGCGGGAATTTTCTTCGTCTTTACAGTATGGAGTTTCTCTGAAGGCACATCTATGATGCCTTATGCAGGAGGGGCTTCGTATTTTTCCAGAAAAGGTTTCAACGAATCGGTGAGTTTCTTTACCGGATGGGTTGACCTTTTATGCTATGTGGTAACCATTGCCATATCTTCCTATACCGCGGTAAAATACATGGCGTATTTTATGCCGGTTTTAAAAACCCCCATACCTGTTACCATAGGTGATTTTGCTTTTCAGACAAGCCCGCATTTTTTCAGTATAATGGCCGCGGTTGTTGTTGTGCTTGGGCTAATGGCTCTGAATGTAAGGGGGGTAAAAGAAGCCACTTCCTTTAATATCTTCTTTGCTATTTTGGATATTGCCACGCAGGCGCTTTTAATTATTCTTGGTGCTGTGCTGGTTTTAAATATCGGCAAAATATTAACTTACCCGTATCTTGGGCCTGAATACTGGCCGACATTAAGGGGTTTTGTTCAGGGGTTTGCCATAGCCATGATTTCCTACACCGGAATAGACACCATTTCCCAGATGTCCGAAGAGGCATATGATTATAAAAAGACCGTTCCAAAGTCATATTTTCTGTTAATCATTGTAGTGCTTGTAATGTCTGTCGGCCTTCCTGTAATAGCGGGAAGCGTTATGGATCCAAAGGAACTTGCCACGACATGGGCGGAAGACCCAATTGCGGGAATAGCTCACTATATGCCGGATATCGCGGTTTTTGGTTTGAATTTAGATTTAAGCGCCATTTTAGGGCCATGGGTTGCCATACTTGCGGTATCAATTCTTTTTATGGCAACAAACGCGGGCATAATGGGCGCATCGCGCCTTGCTTATTCTATGGGGCAGCACAGGCAGCTTCCCACGCCCATATTTAAACTGCACAGAAAATTTAATACGCCATACATATCGGTAATATTTTTCAGCCTCTGCGCGGTCGCTCTGCTTTGTGTCGGCGTGCTTTACAAAGATATTTTTATAAAACTGGCAAGCCTTTACGCGTATTCCGCGATGCTTATATTTACAATGGCGCACGTTTCCATAATAGCGCTTAGGATTAAATTTCCTGATATGGAAAGGCCTTATAAAACCAAATTCAATTTAACAATTGCGGGAAAACAGATTCCCATAACTGCCGTGATAAGTATTATTGTAAATATGTTTGTATGGGTAATAATAGCAACCGGGGATAAGTGGACAGGCAATGTGGGTATTCTATGGATAGTGGGCGGATTCGCGCTTTATGTGATTTACAGGAAGAAACATAAACTTCCCGTGCATGACGAGGTTACAATAGAAAGGGTGGTAGAGGCGGCTTATCAGCCCGTGGATTTTTATGATATAATAGTCCCCACAGTAGGAGATCTTGACGCGGAAATGATACAGGCCGCGTGTAAAATAGCGCAGAGGGATAAGTCAAGAATACTTGCGATATACGTGATTGAAGTGCCCATGACCCTTCCTATTGATGCTGTAATACCGGCGGAAAAGGAAAAGGGAGAACGCGCGCTTGACCAGGCGGAAATGATAGGCAAAGAGTATGGTGTGGAAGTTGATACCAAACTTGTACAGGCACGCTCCGCAGGCAAGGCCATAGTGGAAGAAGCGGCAAAAAGAAAGGCGGACTTAATACTGCTGGGGCATCCGCATAAAACAAAAGTTTCGGATATTCTGTCAGGCAGGACAATAAATTATGTGGCAAAAAACGCGCCTTGCAGGGTATGGGTGGACGTGGCAGAAATGCGCGAAGCCGAAATATCAATAGAAAAAGACGCTGAACTTTAA
- a CDS encoding 50S ribosomal protein L20, protein MPRVKRGVTSKARHKKILKLAKGFYGRKKNLWTKAKQQVEKGMVQAYKGRKYKKRDFRTLWIARINAACRENAISYSRFIDGLKKSEIMLDRKQLSELAIADPAAFTKLAKIALEAVAAAKDKAVAK, encoded by the coding sequence ATGCCGCGCGTCAAACGAGGAGTAACATCAAAAGCAAGACATAAAAAAATATTAAAGCTTGCCAAAGGTTTTTACGGAAGAAAGAAGAATTTATGGACAAAAGCCAAGCAGCAGGTTGAAAAGGGAATGGTTCAGGCTTATAAAGGAAGAAAGTACAAGAAAAGGGACTTCAGGACCCTTTGGATTGCCAGAATCAACGCTGCCTGCAGGGAAAATGCAATATCCTACAGCAGGTTCATAGACGGGCTTAAGAAGTCCGAAATTATGCTTGACCGCAAACAGCTTTCAGAATTGGCAATCGCGGATCCGGCGGCATTTACAAAGCTTGCAAAAATCGCTCTTGAAGCGGTTGCAGCTGCAAAAGATAAAGCCGTGGCTAAATAA
- a CDS encoding 50S ribosomal protein L35 yields MKQKLKTNSCAKKRFKLTANGKIKYKKPGLRHLLHQEPSSLKRPKRKKGYVPENQAKAIKSMMPYS; encoded by the coding sequence ATGAAACAGAAATTAAAAACAAATTCATGCGCGAAAAAAAGGTTCAAGCTTACGGCAAACGGAAAGATTAAGTACAAAAAGCCGGGGCTTCGCCACCTTCTTCATCAGGAACCAAGCAGCCTTAAAAGGCCTAAAAGAAAAAAAGGATATGTGCCGGAAAATCAGGCTAAAGCCATTAAAAGCATGATGCCTTACTCGTAA
- a CDS encoding translation initiation factor IF-3, with translation MRVIEENGNSLGILKKDEALKLADSRNLDLVEISPNAKPPVCKLLDYGKFKYEQLKKDKQARKNQIIIVVKEVQFRPNIDKHDLGIKLNHAREFLEKGFKVRFAIKFRGRELEYKEIKSKVLIDETMKALSDIGEIESPPATEDRTIIFQMQPRKK, from the coding sequence ATGAGGGTAATTGAGGAAAATGGCAATTCACTTGGCATTCTCAAGAAAGACGAAGCGCTGAAACTTGCGGACTCACGTAACCTGGATCTGGTGGAAATAAGCCCTAACGCAAAACCGCCGGTCTGCAAACTGCTGGATTACGGAAAATTTAAATACGAGCAGCTTAAAAAAGACAAACAGGCAAGAAAAAATCAGATAATAATTGTTGTAAAAGAAGTGCAGTTCAGGCCGAACATTGATAAACATGACCTTGGAATTAAGCTTAACCACGCCCGTGAATTCCTTGAAAAAGGGTTTAAGGTAAGGTTTGCCATTAAGTTCAGGGGCAGGGAGCTTGAATATAAGGAAATAAAGAGCAAAGTTCTTATTGATGAAACAATGAAGGCGCTTTCTGACATAGGGGAAATTGAAAGTCCTCCCGCAACAGAAGACAGGACGATAATTTTTCAGATGCAGCCAAGAAAAAAATAA
- a CDS encoding NAD(P)-dependent alcohol dehydrogenase, whose protein sequence is MIAAVCTKFGAPEVLHITDSEKPSPKDNEVLVKIYATTVEKDDPLMRKMPGLNGIFKPKQPVLGLEFSGIVEAVGRDVSGLKIADEVFGNMGMSMGAYAEYLCVPADGAVVLKPSNMTFEQAASVTDGAITAIPFLRDAGKIKAGMNILINGASGGVGSAAVQVSKYYGATVTGVCSTGNLETVKNLGADKVVDYTAADFTKTDEKYDIVFDVAGKSSFSRCKNILNSKGVFLTTIPVVDMLFNKRVKFIAAGLRKQSDKRKDLSLVKDIIEEGRYKAVIDRSFTLQQIREAHRYVEAGRKKGSVVIKVVE, encoded by the coding sequence ATGATAGCGGCAGTATGTACTAAGTTTGGCGCTCCGGAGGTTCTTCACATTACGGATAGTGAAAAGCCTTCGCCAAAAGATAATGAAGTGCTTGTAAAGATTTACGCAACAACAGTTGAAAAAGACGACCCTTTAATGCGAAAAATGCCGGGGCTTAACGGCATTTTTAAACCAAAACAACCTGTGCTTGGGCTTGAATTTTCAGGTATTGTTGAAGCGGTTGGCAGGGATGTAAGCGGTTTGAAAATCGCAGACGAAGTATTTGGCAATATGGGTATGAGTATGGGCGCTTACGCGGAGTATCTTTGTGTTCCCGCGGACGGGGCAGTGGTATTAAAGCCGTCAAATATGACATTTGAACAGGCGGCGTCGGTTACAGACGGCGCAATAACCGCAATTCCTTTTCTGCGTGACGCGGGTAAAATAAAAGCCGGGATGAATATACTTATTAACGGCGCGTCAGGCGGGGTTGGTTCTGCCGCGGTGCAGGTTTCCAAATACTATGGCGCAACAGTTACAGGTGTATGCAGCACGGGTAATCTTGAAACAGTAAAGAATCTTGGCGCGGATAAAGTTGTTGATTATACTGCGGCTGATTTTACTAAGACTGACGAAAAATATGATATTGTCTTTGATGTTGCAGGCAAGTCATCTTTTTCACGTTGTAAGAATATTCTGAATTCAAAAGGGGTTTTTCTTACAACAATTCCTGTTGTTGATATGCTGTTTAACAAACGGGTGAAGTTTATTGCCGCGGGCCTTAGAAAACAAAGTGATAAAAGAAAGGACCTGTCTTTAGTTAAAGATATAATAGAAGAGGGCAGGTACAAGGCTGTAATTGACAGGTCATTTACGCTGCAGCAAATAAGGGAAGCCCACAGATATGTGGAAGCCGGCCGTAAAAAGGGCAGTGTGGTAATAAAGGTTGTTGAATAA
- a CDS encoding transcriptional regulator, which yields MSIVFRLDRVMADRKISLGELAKRIDLTDSNLSILKTGKAKAVRMETLNAICRELNCQPGDIMEYNQEEK from the coding sequence ATGAGTATTGTATTCAGGCTGGACCGTGTAATGGCAGACAGGAAAATATCACTGGGCGAACTTGCCAAAAGGATAGACCTTACAGATTCAAATCTTTCTATTTTAAAGACAGGAAAGGCAAAAGCGGTGCGCATGGAAACGCTTAACGCCATCTGCAGGGAACTTAACTGTCAGCCGGGCGATATAATGGAATATAATCAGGAAGAAAAATAA
- a CDS encoding 2-dehydropantoate 2-reductase, producing the protein MKMNISIIGTGGVGGYFGGRLCALQKINPDVKVSFFARGQHLAAIKQNGLLLKTADTSAVCMPHLATDNMNEMPQPDILLLCVKSYSLNEVLAGLKDKVKDKTVILPLLNGIDIYERVRGVIKTGIVLPSCVYIGTHIESPGVIAQKGGAAVIMTGKDPLHPDTSDPFKNVFPPAGIDYKWLEDQYTEIWGKYIFIAAFGMVTAAYNKTLGEVTESGELSTITRGIMSEIEAIAKSKGINMKPYIIEEAFKKASGFPPTTKTSFQRDYEISNKSDERDLFGGTVIRLGLEYNVATPVAVKVNELINKGKPIF; encoded by the coding sequence ATGAAAATGAACATATCAATAATCGGCACAGGCGGGGTGGGTGGATATTTTGGCGGCAGGCTATGCGCGCTGCAGAAAATAAATCCGGATGTAAAGGTAAGTTTTTTCGCGCGTGGGCAGCACTTGGCGGCAATAAAGCAAAACGGACTGCTCTTAAAAACTGCAGATACAAGTGCTGTCTGCATGCCGCACCTTGCAACTGATAATATGAATGAAATGCCGCAGCCGGATATTCTTTTACTGTGCGTAAAAAGTTACAGTTTAAATGAAGTGCTGGCAGGGTTAAAAGACAAAGTTAAAGATAAGACAGTAATTCTTCCGCTGCTTAACGGCATAGATATATATGAAAGGGTGCGCGGTGTAATTAAAACCGGAATTGTACTGCCATCGTGTGTCTATATTGGCACGCACATAGAAAGCCCGGGAGTAATTGCCCAAAAGGGCGGCGCTGCGGTTATCATGACAGGCAAAGACCCGTTACATCCGGATACGTCAGATCCTTTTAAAAATGTTTTCCCGCCCGCCGGAATAGATTACAAATGGCTTGAGGACCAGTATACTGAAATATGGGGCAAGTATATTTTTATAGCTGCATTTGGAATGGTGACTGCCGCATACAATAAAACCCTTGGTGAAGTAACGGAATCCGGGGAACTAAGCACGATTACCCGCGGGATAATGAGTGAGATAGAAGCTATTGCAAAGTCAAAGGGTATTAATATGAAGCCGTATATAATAGAAGAAGCATTCAAAAAAGCATCAGGGTTTCCGCCTACCACAAAGACCTCTTTTCAGAGGGATTATGAAATAAGCAATAAATCTGACGAAAGGGATTTATTTGGCGGAACGGTAATCAGGCTGGGTTTGGAATATAATGTCGCGACACCTGTGGCTGTAAAAGTTAATGAACTTATAAATAAAGGTAAACCAATTTTTTAA
- a CDS encoding cytoplasmic protein codes for MKINNLIELINITQRTLKKNALTAVNVSLTLRNWLIGYHIVRYEQKGEDRAKYGNRLMQELADRLKTKNMKGMSFTNLNIFRQFYLAYPEIGRIINEKHSKLIVDSGNNILQSLTEELTALSKNNKTGILRIKKLLSVFSYTHFVELLKADALPKRMFYENEAILGNWSVRQLKRQMGSLLYERAALSKRKRGLLKKTESVSEKFNIEDTIKDPYILEFAGLREKPEYSENDLENALINHIQEFLMELGSGFCFEGRQYRISSGGEHDRIDLVFYHRILKCHVLIDLKIREFSHADAGQMNFYINYFRENIMKPGDNPPVGIILCTYKDKAKVRYSTNGLDNKMFVSKYKVFLPSERELLHELEREKEDFLLKEEAAKYGEQDIWKESKKKFQTTKL; via the coding sequence ATGAAAATAAATAATCTGATTGAATTAATTAATATCACACAGAGAACTCTAAAGAAAAACGCGCTTACGGCGGTTAATGTTTCCCTTACGCTTCGAAATTGGCTGATAGGATATCACATCGTCAGGTATGAACAAAAAGGTGAAGACAGGGCAAAATATGGAAATCGCCTTATGCAGGAACTGGCAGACAGATTAAAAACTAAAAATATGAAAGGTATGTCTTTTACTAATTTGAATATTTTCAGGCAGTTTTATTTGGCATACCCTGAAATTGGACGGATTATTAATGAAAAACACTCAAAACTTATTGTAGATTCCGGAAATAACATTCTTCAGTCACTGACTGAAGAATTGACCGCATTGTCAAAAAATAACAAAACAGGCATATTAAGAATTAAAAAACTGCTATCGGTATTTTCATATACGCATTTTGTAGAATTGCTTAAAGCTGATGCTCTGCCAAAACGCATGTTTTATGAGAACGAAGCTATTTTGGGCAATTGGTCGGTAAGGCAGTTGAAAAGGCAGATGGGTTCACTTTTATATGAAAGAGCAGCACTTTCAAAGCGCAAAAGAGGACTGTTAAAAAAAACGGAATCTGTATCGGAAAAGTTTAATATTGAAGATACAATCAAAGACCCGTACATTCTTGAATTTGCAGGCTTGCGGGAAAAACCGGAATATTCCGAAAATGACCTTGAAAACGCGCTGATTAATCATATACAGGAATTTCTGATGGAACTTGGCAGCGGATTCTGTTTTGAAGGCAGGCAGTACAGGATATCTTCCGGGGGAGAACATGACAGGATAGACCTTGTTTTTTATCACAGAATCCTCAAATGCCATGTGCTTATAGACCTTAAAATAAGAGAGTTTTCACACGCCGATGCGGGTCAAATGAACTTCTATATAAACTACTTCAGGGAAAACATAATGAAACCGGGAGACAACCCTCCGGTAGGGATTATACTGTGTACGTATAAGGATAAGGCAAAAGTAAGATATTCCACAAACGGGCTTGATAATAAGATGTTTGTTTCCAAGTATAAAGTATTTCTGCCGTCAGAAAGGGAGCTGCTGCACGAACTGGAGAGGGAAAAAGAGGATTTTTTACTGAAAGAAGAGGCAGCTAAATATGGGGAACAGGACATATGGAAAGAAAGCAAGAAAAAATTTCAAACTACTAAGTTATAA
- a CDS encoding indolepyruvate ferredoxin oxidoreductase subunit alpha gives MKKLLMSGDEAIARGAFEAGVSCGFGYPGTPSTEIMEAFSEYDVYAEWSINEKVALEAATGASLGGVRALVTMKHVGLNVALDAFMTLAYTGINGGLVIANADDPGMHSSQNEQDNRILGKFAYAPVIEPSSSEEARDFMIKAYDLSEEFDVPVLFRFTTRIAHARGVVEIDESLKPEKKKKPISVPWDKYVMMPLNAKKRRVVLIDRYNKMKQFAETTDLNKVEMGDTDIGFITSGVCYEYAKEVFPGKSLFKIGLLNPLPIERIKDFVSKVKKVYVLEELEPYIEDYLKAQGINLEGKSIFPLIGELDPDIIRDSFYKKEHPKTASAVPPRPPSLCADCGHRGVFKVLNEMNLIVMGDIGCYTLGALPPFSSLHTCIDMGSGLSHAYGAQKAGESPEKVVAVIGDSTFMHSGVTAVINQVYNGADTLNIILDNRTTAMTGRQPHPGTGKTIKGADSYAVDFEKLLSAIGVEHIAVIDPLKVADLRVLINDFIKRKGVKVIIARRPCALIK, from the coding sequence TTGAAAAAGTTACTTATGTCAGGCGATGAAGCAATAGCGCGCGGCGCTTTTGAAGCGGGCGTTTCGTGCGGTTTTGGATATCCGGGAACGCCGTCCACGGAAATAATGGAAGCATTTTCGGAATATGACGTTTACGCGGAATGGTCAATAAATGAAAAAGTGGCGCTTGAAGCCGCAACCGGCGCTTCGTTAGGCGGCGTAAGGGCGCTTGTCACAATGAAACACGTGGGGCTTAATGTCGCGCTTGACGCTTTTATGACCCTTGCTTATACCGGCATAAACGGCGGCCTTGTAATTGCAAACGCCGACGACCCGGGCATGCACAGTTCGCAGAACGAACAGGACAACAGGATTCTTGGTAAATTCGCGTACGCGCCGGTTATAGAGCCTTCATCATCAGAGGAAGCCAGGGATTTTATGATTAAAGCGTATGATTTAAGCGAGGAATTTGACGTGCCGGTGCTGTTCCGTTTTACCACAAGGATAGCCCACGCAAGGGGAGTTGTGGAAATTGATGAAAGTTTAAAACCTGAAAAGAAAAAGAAACCCATATCTGTCCCGTGGGATAAATACGTGATGATGCCGTTGAATGCAAAAAAACGCAGGGTGGTTTTAATAGACCGCTATAATAAGATGAAACAGTTTGCCGAAACGACGGACTTAAATAAGGTGGAAATGGGCGATACGGATATCGGTTTTATAACTTCGGGCGTGTGTTATGAATATGCTAAAGAGGTTTTTCCGGGCAAGTCACTCTTTAAAATCGGATTATTAAACCCGCTGCCAATAGAACGGATAAAAGATTTTGTGTCAAAAGTTAAAAAGGTATATGTGCTTGAAGAACTGGAGCCCTATATAGAGGATTATTTAAAAGCACAGGGTATAAATCTGGAAGGCAAAAGTATCTTCCCTTTAATAGGCGAACTTGATCCGGATATAATAAGAGACAGTTTTTACAAAAAAGAACACCCTAAAACAGCTTCTGCTGTTCCGCCAAGGCCTCCGTCTTTATGCGCGGACTGCGGCCACAGAGGTGTGTTTAAAGTGTTAAACGAGATGAACCTTATAGTAATGGGCGATATAGGGTGTTATACACTTGGCGCGCTTCCGCCTTTTTCGTCGCTTCATACATGCATAGATATGGGCAGCGGGTTAAGCCACGCTTATGGCGCGCAGAAAGCCGGCGAATCGCCGGAAAAAGTTGTGGCGGTAATCGGCGATTCCACATTTATGCATTCCGGAGTGACCGCTGTAATTAACCAGGTCTATAACGGCGCTGATACGCTGAACATAATTCTGGATAACCGCACGACAGCGATGACAGGAAGGCAGCCGCATCCGGGAACGGGGAAGACAATAAAAGGCGCGGACAGTTATGCTGTTGATTTTGAAAAACTTTTATCGGCAATAGGCGTTGAACATATTGCGGTCATTGACCCTCTTAAAGTGGCAGACCTTCGGGTGCTGATTAATGATTTTATCAAAAGGAAAGGCGTGAAAGTAATTATCGCAAGGCGCCCGTGCGCGCTTATAAAATGA
- a CDS encoding phenylacetate--CoA ligase, with translation MNYYSAEESYSRDQLKALQSERLIKTVERVYNNNKFYKKKMDDLGVKPSDIKSVDDIVRLPFTYKNDLRDNDYPYGMFSAPQKDVVRIHASSGTTGKMTVVGYTKNDIDVWATVMARSIAMAGGTPGDMIHNAYGYGLFTGGLGVHYGAEKLGATVIPVSGGNSQRQLKIMKDFGSTILTCTPSYALNLAETLKETPEISRKDIKLKAGIFGAEPWSENMRKEIEEAWGIDAVDIYGLSEIIGPGVANECLQKHGLHVYEDHFIPEIINPETGEPVKPGEKGELVFTTITKEAIPLLRYRTRDITRLIPEPCKCGRGLIRMERVSGRTDDMLIIRGVNVFPSEIEMVIMKFKGVEPHYQIIVDRPEHGMDRLEVQVEVNESMFSDEIKVLEQTEKDIAHEIHSVLGVSVKVKLMEPKTIARSEGKAKRIIDKRNL, from the coding sequence ATGAACTATTATTCCGCGGAAGAGTCATATTCAAGAGACCAGCTTAAAGCGCTTCAGTCTGAAAGGCTTATTAAGACTGTAGAGCGGGTTTACAATAATAACAAATTTTATAAGAAAAAAATGGATGACCTTGGGGTAAAACCTTCGGATATAAAAAGCGTTGATGACATAGTAAGGCTGCCTTTTACTTATAAGAATGACCTGCGGGATAACGACTATCCTTATGGCATGTTTTCCGCGCCGCAAAAAGACGTGGTAAGAATACACGCGTCTTCCGGCACCACGGGTAAAATGACCGTTGTCGGCTACACAAAAAACGATATAGATGTCTGGGCAACCGTGATGGCAAGGTCAATTGCCATGGCAGGCGGCACGCCCGGTGATATGATACATAACGCTTATGGCTACGGGCTTTTTACAGGCGGCCTTGGCGTTCATTATGGCGCGGAAAAACTTGGCGCGACCGTGATTCCTGTTTCCGGAGGAAACTCGCAGAGGCAGTTAAAGATAATGAAGGACTTTGGCTCCACAATTCTTACCTGCACTCCTTCTTACGCTTTAAACCTTGCCGAGACATTAAAAGAAACGCCGGAAATATCAAGAAAAGACATAAAATTAAAAGCCGGCATATTCGGCGCGGAGCCGTGGTCGGAAAATATGAGAAAAGAAATAGAAGAAGCGTGGGGAATTGACGCTGTTGATATTTATGGTTTAAGCGAAATAATAGGGCCGGGCGTTGCAAATGAATGCCTGCAAAAACACGGGCTTCACGTTTATGAAGATCATTTTATACCGGAGATAATAAATCCGGAAACCGGCGAACCGGTAAAGCCGGGCGAGAAAGGCGAACTTGTTTTTACCACCATCACAAAAGAAGCGATTCCGCTTTTAAGATACCGCACGCGGGATATAACAAGATTAATTCCCGAACCATGCAAATGCGGGCGCGGACTTATAAGGATGGAAAGGGTAAGCGGCAGGACTGATGACATGCTTATAATAAGGGGCGTTAACGTGTTCCCGTCAGAAATAGAGATGGTAATAATGAAGTTTAAAGGCGTGGAACCGCACTATCAGATTATTGTGGACAGGCCGGAGCACGGTATGGACAGGCTGGAAGTTCAGGTGGAAGTAAATGAAAGCATGTTCAGCGATGAAATAAAGGTCCTTGAACAGACTGAAAAAGATATCGCGCACGAAATTCATTCTGTCCTTGGCGTCAGCGTGAAAGTGAAACTGATGGAGCCAAAGACAATTGCCAGAAGCGAAGGCAAGGCAAAACGCATAATAGATAAGAGGAACCTATAA